In Gossypium hirsutum isolate 1008001.06 chromosome D01, Gossypium_hirsutum_v2.1, whole genome shotgun sequence, the genomic window ATATTTGAAACATAAACTCATgcaatgaaaatgaaaacaataaacaaattaGAAACGAGAAATAACCCACCATACAAAGAAAGGGAAAAATGATGAAAACACCCAATAAAAAGCCAAAGAAAAATGAGACTTTAAATTGGTGAAGAGGAGCTAATAAACAATCTCAATCATGGGACAAAAAGGGTCGTTTTCTTTGTATGCTTCGCATGTTGCAATGTGTTTTGGTCCATTCTAGCCAATACCAACCTGTATCAATTgctacaaaattttaatatttaaacttatcttttaattttttatcttaaacattttaatttattataattacatttaaaattaaaataaagtgaagCTATTGGACCAATTAATAAATTTAGAACTTATTTTTacgtataaatatatttaaatagatGAACTTATTTTTAcgtataaatgtatttaaatagatgtaattgatatttatttgtttgtatatataacatataactTACTGAGAAATTAGAATTAGATTTCATATACatgaaaagtattttaaaatattaataaattcgaAACAATACATTAAAATATACTAATATTGATACATACTAATATTATAACAAAAAGGGCATGCTCACTAATACAATACTGACAACCTTAGATTGCGTCCAAAACCTTAATACAACTTAACCAATGATTTAACaataatgaataaatgaataacatgtcattgtatttgattttgaattttgtatATAACTTTTTATTCGTTGATTATATTTTTACcacttaattaaattttaagttatttcaaaattttgttgttcctttgaaaattgaaataagaaaaataaaataaaatattttaattatttggtAAAAATGTAATTAGCCAGTAAAAATTAGAGGTAAATTTCAAAACCAATCATAAGAAATTACATTGTATCTATTTATTTGTTGGTGTTAAGTGAGCGTGTGAATTAAAtagtgttaaaaattttggacCATATGGTGTATCAAATTGGACATTTAATTTGTACTACATTACACGTTAGGTAAAAGTCCAGGGGCCAActgaaaataaaatatgcattttTTTTGGATAGAAGGAATCTAGGGCTCGAGTTCAACTAGACTTGATCATGGGTCTGGCTATTCGTCTCGGCCCGAATGTTTGCTCAAAAAAGTGAGatggtttaggtaaaaatataggcccgaaaaacgggtttgggcaaaaaaaagaGATGCCCATTTTCTAAACAGGTCGGGCCATGGGCAAGCTTTTTTGGCCCGAGGTCGACCCGAATCTGAAAAAAAAGTCTGCTGCTTTTTGATGctgttttgtcacttttttgGTGCAGTTTcgctattatattgttactattttgttgtgattgttttgatattgtataactcttgttttattgttaattttactactattttagaagTATTTGCATGCTAAGTTGcacctattttagtgttatttaagtataaataaattttctaaatttattttcaatttgttgagaaacatttattttaatgtttttaatgtatttgatgtattatattttttaaatttgtttttatgtaaaaacaataatataaaattttttgataCGAGCAGGCTAGACttaggttttaacatttttatccgatccgaacttggacaaaattttaagtccACTTTTTAGGCCGAACCAGTCCTGATCCTAAAATTCTATCGAGCCCGATCCGGCCCATAATCATCTCTAAGTTCGACTCCAAAGTCGAGCTTCAACGATATATAtttactatatattataaaatataattttgaattttgaaaaatatgaaattaaattattatttttaaccaggtttaaaaattaaaaaattgataactAATAAAACTAACTGGTAAGATGGATCTTATAACTAGAGAACTGTCCAAATCACTCAAATTGagacaaaccaaaccaaattagTTGGGTTTATTGTTTAAACCAACATAAGCTCTCTTCCCGTGAACATAGGTTTCGGTtgaaaaaagaagggaaaattaaggttaatattgtatatacaataatgaaattgtaaattaataatataaaaatactaaaaaaatgaaaattcaattaGACTATTAAACCATTCGAAACGGGTATTATAATACtcaaatttgatttgattaataATTCGAGTtgttcaaatttgaatttataattaCTGAATTGAATTTTGGCTCAAATAACCTACAAGAAGTCTTGGCGCCGTGTACTCATAACATGTAATCTGCTTTTGTAGGTAGCCTACTGAAGAAATTCTGGGGTGCATTTAGCACATCTTTTCCTAAAAATGGAGGCCTCATTACATAAAATCctccaaaaataagaaaaatcttaagactaattaaataatataacatgAATGATCCAACAAGACAACAAACAAGGAACATCACTGTAATTCTTGGGTCACGCCAGTTTAGCAGTAGTGAAACCTCTCAACCTGTGTTGCAATGTCACTGATCACTGTCACAATTCTCCCCGCAATACTTCTCAGTCTATCATATCTCATCCGAAGAACATCGAATTGTCTTGAAGATGGGAAAGTATCAAACTCTTCGTCCAATTCATCGGCTGTTACAGATCCGGCAACCGATAGGTTCACATCGATATGAGTTGGACGCCTCTGTCGCTTTCTCCATTGGAGGATCATAACTTGAATACTATAAAGAGTCACTGTTGGTAATATCAAATCTGGTTTAAAAACTATAATGCAGTAGATCGCCATGACTAAAACAGTTGCTGCCGAATTATTCCACTTGCGTATTTCATCGAACCATTGCCGAGCATTGGAAAAGCACTTAAAAGTAGCCAAAAATCTCTGAAAATTGGCTTTGGCTTTCCTTAGGCTCCACATTTGGGAACCTCCATCCAAATGTACTCCACAACCTCTTGCCTTAACGGCGGTTCGGTTCGGCTTAGACTCGAACAAAGAATACGAACGGCTTGTTTCCTTAAAATATCGAGTTGGTATATCGAAAGAGGGTAAATATGATGCATTTGAGGCAACAAAGGATTCATGGTGTAAACCAGAAATAAGCTCAAGTAAGATGAGCAAGTAAATCTTATTGCTAGCTGAAGTTCTCCCATTTTCTTCGCTCCATTGGGTTGTAACACCAAAAGGGGATAAGAATATGTGTAAATCTTGTTCGTTGCAAGAGTTGAAAGTCGAATTCGTACCTTTCCGAGACTCGGATCTTTTCCATCTCCAACTGCATCGCCACCATGCAAGTGACAGTCATCGAAAACTCCTATGGTAAGCATGGTATACAGGTCATAAACATCCCAACTAAACTGTTCATTCCATTTTGGATCGAAACTGTCAACAACTGTCCGAGTCTTGACCCACTTAGGCCCGTATTTCGCCACGCAATAAGCATCGGTCGTTTCACGGCTGTCTCTTAACTTCATTGGCTGCAGACCGGAAGCGTTTATGATCCCCAACTCCAAAACTCCGATCATAGCCGTCCACAACATTTTTGCAGTAGGCCGGTAATCGCTTCCGTTGTGAACAGATTCATCGAACACATGATATCCGCCATCAAGACTTACACACATGTTAAGCTTACTAAAGAAATTCGCCTCTTTCTCCATTCCATCTTCAAATACAATGTCCTCAAGAGTGTACCACAACGGATCAGCTGGTAAAGGTAGTAGCCTCTGTTCAACATTCGATAAACGAGTCACGCACTTCCCTAAACATTGGACCGTATTATTTTCGAGCCTATCCTCGACCGTTACTATTAAAGAATCGAAAAATGGCTCAGCAACAACGAACATCAAATCCTCATTCCATTGAGGATTCACATTCTTATCAGGGGAAACTCTGGTCCTCAATATCACATCCCCAACTACAGCCTTAACATAAACTTGGGGATTTCGATCCTTGCTTCCTGGGACTAAATCTCGTGCTTGAATTACGTTAACTCGAAGGTACCAAAGTCTCGGCGAAAGATATGCCTTTGAACGAGTATTCAAAAGGCTTTCGCCACTCACAATTGCCGAATCCGAGTGCCAAGCATCGGTAAACACGCGATCGGCTTGTGTGCTATACCACATAGCCAACATCAATTCACCTTTTCTTAAAGTGAAACCATTTTTATCTTCCAATTTATACCATTGTGAAGCGAGGGGACTATCAGGGGGAAAACAAGGTGGAACCTCATGCAAAGCAACGGTGATTTTGCCAATCATATTGTCACCAATTATTAGTTCCTTGTCTCTCACGGTGATCTCCATAGTTGTAGCCTGCAACCGATCTTGTCCGAAGGCGAACAGTTGGTTCCATTCAAAATCCGGTTTCTTCTCGAAGTACTTGGTTGTCGCGTTATAGTTTCCGATTTTTATTTCAAAGTAAGGATCAATGATTCCATTGACAGCTTTCAATGGCAAGTCTCTAGCTCTAACTATTCTGACAAATAAAAACTCCATCTTCTCAACAAGATCAAATGAAGATGTAAGTTTTTCGCCGCCGGAAACTCGGTCACTGCCGATGTTTGGGCTGGTTTCTTTCAAAGAAAAATCTACTTTTTCAACTGCCATTGTGCAATGCCCGCGGGAAAGAGAGGAACGAAAGTTGAAAAGATTCTGGAAAAAGAAAAGACAATAAAGAATAGGATTAGATTTCAAAAGATATAAATTTCAACTTTTATAGAgttgccatatatatatataactagatACGgctagttttaaaattttaattacattaaataatcatttaatatttttttatgtcatAAGTGAATAAAGTTAATATTACAGTCTAGAAATTATAATTATTGCTCGAAATTAGGTTATAGGTTGGGTCGGGTTgattttaaacataatattaatgtattttatatttgtttaaatttgattCGATTCAAAATATTAGTTTAATTCGTCAGTATTTGCAAAAGTCTAATCTAAACTCATTTTAAactatgtattattttaaaaaaaaattataatttaatatttaaaaaaattatttatttttatttattgaaattttttatatagccatcttaatattattttaatgtttacaattagagtagtattatatatttagtatatatttatttatttaataatatataaaaataaaataatataaagtacTACAAACTTAAAAATAGACTGCGCCGAGCTTGACCTTTGAATGTTAAAATCTAAAtccaacccatattttaaacatatCTAATATTTTTGTACCACCAACTTACGAACAGGTCTAGTTACTTCTCGTAAGATTTTGAGATTATGTTATAAGTAAGAAAGAGTTCtgaatgtattattattattattattttgcatgTTAATCCCTTATGTTTGGATTAAGTTTCCTGCATACTAGATCTCATTCTTGTAGTCTCTTTTTCAAGCAAGAAATGGAGTTATCTTTAATAGGCCTGGAAAAACATCCCTAGTTAATGTCATTGCAGTAAGTGAATATTTATGTTACAAGTTTACCATACAGTAACTTTTAATTCTACAATTTATTAGGGGACTAAAAGATAATTTTTCCATTTGAGGGGTACAAGTCCATCGTGCATATATCTTTACTTGATGAAGTTGTTTTCTTAGTATCAAAGAGAATAGAAGAGGATGAAACTCATGTCTGTTAGTTTTGTTATCCAACCACTCGCTGGAAGAGTGGATCCAACCTTCTACCATCTGCCGTAGTTGAAAGGGCCAACCACCGTTCATCATCTTCTACCGTTCGTTTTGCATAAAGGGGAACATCACCTATCAGATAAGGAGCTTCTTCTCTTTTTAGTCCCTCTGTAGCTAGAACATGGGCAGCACTATTCGCCTGTCTCGGCACATGCTTAAAAACACAACTTTCCAACGCTATTTCAGAcctttcaatttcttctttttgcAGTTTTCGGATCACGGTTAAAGAATCACCTTCAACCTCCACCGTCGTTAAGTCTACACCTGCAAACATGCCACTGCTTCGGCCGCAAAAGGGGAAGGCATGTTTTCATGCAATGATACTTTTGAGTGTAGAATCTTGCGCATCTCTAATGataatgttggaaaaattgtaatttatgaAAACTTTGAGTTATATTTTCAATCGGTAAAGGttgagagttgaatcataaattATGGTCTATATTCTATttcatgagacctttacaacagTATATTATATGCTCAAGatagttgagtgatga contains:
- the LOC107928837 gene encoding FT-interacting protein 3 gives rise to the protein MFAGVDLTTVEVEGDSLTVIRKLQKEEIERSEIALESCVFKHVPRQANSAAHVLATEGLKREEAPYLIGDVPLYAKRTVEDDERWLALSTTADGRRLDPLFQRVNLFNFRSSLSRGHCTMAVEKVDFSLKETSPNIGSDRVSGGEKLTSSFDLVEKMEFLFVRIVRARDLPLKAVNGIIDPYFEIKIGNYNATTKYFEKKPDFEWNQLFAFGQDRLQATTMEITVRDKELIIGDNMIGKITVALHEVPPCFPPDSPLASQWYKLEDKNGFTLRKGELMLAMWYSTQADRVFTDAWHSDSAIVSGESLLNTRSKAYLSPRLWYLRVNVIQARDLVPGSKDRNPQVYVKAVVGDVILRTRVSPDKNVNPQWNEDLMFVVAEPFFDSLIVTVEDRLENNTVQCLGKCVTRLSNVEQRLLPLPADPLWYTLEDIVFEDGMEKEANFFSKLNMCVSLDGGYHVFDESVHNGSDYRPTAKMLWTAMIGVLELGIINASGLQPMKLRDSRETTDAYCVAKYGPKWVKTRTVVDSFDPKWNEQFSWDVYDLYTMLTIGVFDDCHLHGGDAVGDGKDPSLGKLISGLHHESFVASNASYLPSFDIPTRYFKETSRSYSLFESKPNRTAVKARGCGVHLDGGSQMWSLRKAKANFQRFLATFKCFSNARQWFDEIRKWNNSAATVLVMAIYCIIVFKPDLILPTVTLYSIQVMILQWRKRQRRPTHIDVNLSVAGSVTADELDEEFDTFPSSRQFDVLRMRYDRLRSIAGRIVTVISDIATQVERFHYC